From the genome of Gemmatimonadota bacterium:
GAGCTTGTACTTCCCGAGTGCGACCGACACGACCAACCCCAACACGAGCCCCAGAAATGTCCCCGCGAAGCCGATCACCAGCCCCTGCGTGAGGAAGACCTTCCGAACCGAGCGCGCGGTCATCCCCATCGCCTTCAGGATTCCGATTTCCTTCGTCTTGTCGGCTACGACCATCGTCAGGTTGCTCACGATGTTGAAGGCGGCCACCACGACGATCAGGAGCAGGATGACGCCCATGCCGAGCTTCTCGAGCTTCAGTGCCTGAAACAGCGACGAGTTCTGCTCCTGCCAGTCCACCGTACGGTAGGGAAAGCCGAGGCGCTGCGCGAGCACGGGGGCGATCTCGGGGGCGCGCCAGCGATCGGTCGTCTTGACCTCGAGCCCGGTGACGGCGCTGTCGAGCCCCGCGATGTCCTGCGCCGCTGCCAGCGACATGAAGACATACGCGTTGTCGTACTCGTACATCCCCGTCTCAAAGACCCCGGTGACCTCGAACCGAATCGGCCGCGGGACGAAGGTCCCGGTGGCGCGATTCAGCTTCGTCCCCGAAATCGTCATGATGGTGATGGTATCCTGGGGATACGCGTTGAGGCGTGCGGCCAGGAGCTTGCCGAGCACGACCCCCCGCTGCTGCCCATCGGAACTGGCGAAGCGGAAATCCCCCTGGGTCGCGTGCTGCCGGATGCTGGTCACGTCGATCGTCTTTCGCGACTGCGGTTCGATCCCCGAGACATACGCCCCTTCGACGTAGTCGTGCCCGGTGCTCAGTAGCCCCTGCGTGAGGACGAAGGGTGCGACGGCCGTCACCCCCGGTTCCTGTTGCACGCGCGCCATCACGGCGCGCCAGTCGGCGATCTTGAGGTCCTCGCCGTAGCTGAGCACGCGAATGTCGGGCGAGCCGATGAGGATCTTCTCGCGCAGGTCGCGCTGCAGGCCGTTCATCACCCCCATGACGACGATCAGCGCGCTCACCCCGACGATCACGCCGCCGATGGCGATCACACTAATGAACGACAGCAGCTTTGACCCACGCCGGCTGCGCAGGTATCGCCAGGCGATGTCGAACTCGATCCCGTTCATTCCGGGCGCATCGTGGGAAAGAGGATCACGTCGCGGATGTTGGCCGACGCCGAGAGGTACATGAACAATCGGTCCATGCCGATCCCGACGCCACCCATGGGGGGCATCCCGTACTCCATCGCGCGCAGGTAGTCCTCGTCGACTCCGCTGGCCTCCTCGTCTCCCTCGGCCTTCAGGCGCGCCTGCGCCTCGAAGCGCCGACGCTGGTCGAGCGGGTCGTTGAGTTCGCTGAAGGCGTTGGCCAGT
Proteins encoded in this window:
- a CDS encoding ABC transporter permease, yielding MNGIEFDIAWRYLRSRRGSKLLSFISVIAIGGVIVGVSALIVVMGVMNGLQRDLREKILIGSPDIRVLSYGEDLKIADWRAVMARVQQEPGVTAVAPFVLTQGLLSTGHDYVEGAYVSGIEPQSRKTIDVTSIRQHATQGDFRFASSDGQQRGVVLGKLLAARLNAYPQDTITIMTISGTKLNRATGTFVPRPIRFEVTGVFETGMYEYDNAYVFMSLAAAQDIAGLDSAVTGLEVKTTDRWRAPEIAPVLAQRLGFPYRTVDWQEQNSSLFQALKLEKLGMGVILLLIVVVAAFNIVSNLTMVVADKTKEIGILKAMGMTARSVRKVFLTQGLVIGFAGTFLGLVLGLVVSVALGKYKLIKLDPAIYFIDHLPVTTEWSDVALTVLASVLIAGLATLYPAQQAAKLYPIEAIRHE